The Acinonyx jubatus isolate Ajub_Pintada_27869175 chromosome E3, VMU_Ajub_asm_v1.0, whole genome shotgun sequence genome has a window encoding:
- the BRI3 gene encoding brain protein I3, which yields MDHKPLLQERPPAYNLEAGQGDFACGPHGYGAIPAAPPPPPYPYLVTGIPTHHPRVYNIHSRNVTRYPANSIVVVGGCPVCRVGVLEDSFTFLGIFLAIILFPFGFICCFALRKRRCPNCGANFT from the exons ATGGACCACAAGCCCCTGCTGCAGGAGCGGCCGCCCGCCTACAACCTGGAGGCCGGCCAGGGCGACTTCGCGTGCGGCCCGCACGGCTACGGCGCCATCCCCgccgcgcccccgccgccgccctaCCCCTACCTCGTCACAG GGATACCCACGCACCACCCCAGGGTCTACAACATCCACAGTCGAAATGTCACCAGGTACCCTGCCAATTCCATCGTTGTCGTTGGAGGCTGCCCGGTCTGCAG AGTCGGGGTTCTGGAGGACTCCTTCACCTTCCTGGGCATCTTCTTGGCCATCATCTTGTTCCCGTTTGGGTTCATCTGCTGTTTTGCCTTGAGGAAGCGAAGATGCCCCAACTGTGGAGCAAACTTCACTTAA